AATAAGGTGCTGGCTAAAGTTGCCAATGTATCTGAAGATTATGTGGGTCAATATTTCAAAATGCTCACCGGAATCAATCCACAGGATTATATTGAATATCAAAGAATGGAAGCAGCAGTAGAATTGCTCAGGACTTCCAAAAAAAGTATCCGTGATATCGGAAAAGAAGTGGGTTATAAAGACACTGCTTACTTCTGCAGAAGATTTAAAATGATGTATGGATTGCCTGCCGGGAAAATGAGAAGAAGGGAATCTCTTATCAATGTACAATAAACCCTAATAGCCATTTTGACCTAAAAACCCTCTTTTAGATATCAAGGAGGGTTTTTTTATTTTTTACTCTCAATTAATCAACAATAAAAAACAGGTTCTCTACTGAAATTTCCAGCAGCGAAATAAATGCCTACTCAGATCAGAATACTTCTCTTTTCTGAAAATCAGTAAAATAGTTACTAATTTTCAAGGGATTCTTTGGTTTTCCAAAGCCTCCACCAAGGAGTTCCGGGAGAATCATGATGCTCATAATGATATCCAAAAAAATAGCAGGAAATGAAAGCCCAAAGATGATTTTTTGATTGACTTCTGGAATGGTGTTTATTTTCCGATTCTCCTTTGTGGGGGAGATAAGTTCCGAAATAAAACAGCTGCAGGGTGGACAATATTGCAGGAACCATCCAAAATACAATCAGATTTTCAGTAGGTAAAAAAAGTTTAAGGATATTGAATGTAACCGCCATCAAAAGAATCTGCCATATGGAAACGTACTGTTTAATAAAACTTAAATACCAAATCAAAAAGTTATCAGACGCATGGTAATCAGGGTCTTTGTCTGTAGCAACATATCGGTGATGTTCATGATGCTTGGGAAAAAGCCTCCAATAAAAATTATAAGAAAATAAAATTGCCGAAATCCAGCCTATAGTATGATTGAGCTTCTTGTTTGAGGATACAATCCCGTGCATCGCATCATGGGCTGTGATAAATAAGCCCGTGTACAGGTGGGTTTGGATTAAAATGCCAAGGTAAGTTATTGGATTAGACCAGTTTAATTCCCATTGGAGGAGAAAAACCAATGAACCTAACCATAGAAAAATAATAATTAGGGAAATTATTACTCCTTTGGGGTCGACTGAATCATTATGATATTTTGAAGATTTCACTTTGCAAAGGTAGAAAAGAAATTGATTGACTAAAAAGTCGCTATTTTTTCTTTCACCTGTTCCATCAACCACATGGGTGTGGAGGTAGCACCACAGATACCAACAGTATCGTTAATTCTAAACCATTCTTTGTCTACCTGTTCAGGATTGGAAACAAAATAGGTGTCTGGATTTTTTTCTTTGCAGACATTGTAAAGAACTTTTCCATTTGAGGATTTAGTACCGCTGACAAAAATGATTTTATCAAACTTTTCGGCAAAGGACCGTAGTTCCTTATCTCTATTGGAAACTTGTCTACAAATGGTATCATTCGTATTGACTGTTATACCATTTTCCTTTAGGATATCCGTAATTTCATAAAACTTGTCAGTACTTTTTGTGGTCTGACTGTATAAGGTTAAATTTTTAGGCAAGTTTGGTAAATCAAGTTCGCTGATATCCTGAAAGACGACTGCCTTATTACTGGTCTGACCCAATAATCCAATTACTTCTGCGTGGCCATGCTTTCCATAGATATAAATTGTTTCATCTTTATCAAATGAATTTTTGATTCGGTTCTGCAATTTCAATACCACCGGGCAACTCGCATCGATCAAGGTAAGATTGTTGTTGATGGCCAATTCATAGGTAGAGGGTGGTTCACCATGCGCTCTGATCAGTACTTTTTCATTGAAAAGGGACTTTAATTCTTCATGATCGATTATTTTCAATCCTTTGCTGGTAAGCCGTTTCACTTCTTCATCATTGTGAACGATATCACCCAAACAGTATAAATAACCTTGATCTTCAAGGATCTCTTCTGCCATTTCAATGGCATAGACTACTCCAAAACAGAAACCGGAATGCTGGTCGATATGTACTTGCAGGTTCATCATAGCCTTATAAACTTTTGACAGTCTGAATTGTTTTGTTATTCTTAATGCGTTCATAAATACTAAGATTCATGAGCAATAAGGTCATTGAATAAACGGTATCTTCTATCGGGATGGTCAAAATTCTTATGGAAAGATTCTCCAAATTATTATAAATCACCACAGGTTCATCAATAAAAGATCCGGTCAATATCCCATTTACGAAGAGAAACGGTATCAATGAAACGAAATAAGCTAAATAAAATCTTCCTAAGTATTTGGTCTGAAAGAGTATATAATGGATAGATAACGTTGCACTTCCGACCAGAAAATTAACCGAAGTGTACCATTTGTCCAGATTCATGATTCCTATAAGGAAGAAAAATGGTATCAGCACCAATGTAAAAGGCTTGGCAAAACCACTGAGAATATCTTTTTTCACAAAATAATTCAGGACTTCATATATAAATATACAGGCAAAAGGGACGGTTAGGAAAAACAGCCATTCTTCCAAAGGCAATTCAAAAATGTATATACCTATGAGATAACGCGGATTAAACTCCCAAACGCCTATGATTGTAAACCAATGATCCCAGACCAGGAAAAAAAATCCGGTAATGATTATTGCTGGGAACAAGGCATACCATTTTTTTGCATATTGTACCCTGTGTTCAAATGAACGGATTAAAGGATACGAAATGGTGAGAATATTCAGTATAAGGTAGAGGTACTTTTCCATATATTAACCTAAACCGAGTTTCGTCCCAAAATAGGTCCCCAATAAAAGAGAGATTTTTCTTGAATTTGGAATTCTGACCCTTTGATGTGTAATAATTTCCGGTGGAAGTCTTTTGATTTTATCAAATAGCTTCTGATAATACAAATAGGCCACTTTTACCCCAAGTTTAGCACTCAAAGGTAATCTCCTGATCCCATCCAAAGCTTCGTCAAAATCATGCTGTATAT
This window of the Aquiflexum balticum DSM 16537 genome carries:
- a CDS encoding fatty acid desaturase, which codes for MKSSKYHNDSVDPKGVIISLIIIFLWLGSLVFLLQWELNWSNPITYLGILIQTHLYTGLFITAHDAMHGIVSSNKKLNHTIGWISAILFSYNFYWRLFPKHHEHHRYVATDKDPDYHASDNFLIWYLSFIKQYVSIWQILLMAVTFNILKLFLPTENLIVFWMVPAILSTLQLFYFGTYLPHKGESENKHHSRSQSKNHLWAFISCYFFGYHYEHHDSPGTPWWRLWKTKESLEN
- a CDS encoding 4-hydroxy-3-methylbut-2-enyl diphosphate reductase → MMNLQVHIDQHSGFCFGVVYAIEMAEEILEDQGYLYCLGDIVHNDEEVKRLTSKGLKIIDHEELKSLFNEKVLIRAHGEPPSTYELAINNNLTLIDASCPVVLKLQNRIKNSFDKDETIYIYGKHGHAEVIGLLGQTSNKAVVFQDISELDLPNLPKNLTLYSQTTKSTDKFYEITDILKENGITVNTNDTICRQVSNRDKELRSFAEKFDKIIFVSGTKSSNGKVLYNVCKEKNPDTYFVSNPEQVDKEWFRINDTVGICGATSTPMWLMEQVKEKIATF
- a CDS encoding lycopene cyclase domain-containing protein, translating into MEKYLYLILNILTISYPLIRSFEHRVQYAKKWYALFPAIIITGFFFLVWDHWFTIIGVWEFNPRYLIGIYIFELPLEEWLFFLTVPFACIFIYEVLNYFVKKDILSGFAKPFTLVLIPFFFLIGIMNLDKWYTSVNFLVGSATLSIHYILFQTKYLGRFYLAYFVSLIPFLFVNGILTGSFIDEPVVIYNNLENLSIRILTIPIEDTVYSMTLLLMNLSIYERIKNNKTIQTVKSL